A stretch of Aminivibrio pyruvatiphilus DNA encodes these proteins:
- a CDS encoding alcohol dehydrogenase: protein MLIVACQVCGESKVIAGTPDADGMARATWICPCCGTGQVVQLPVSSDARKTDLRKIVCGMALAARPADEDRA, encoded by the coding sequence ATGCTTATCGTGGCGTGCCAGGTTTGCGGAGAATCGAAGGTCATCGCCGGAACCCCGGATGCGGACGGCATGGCGAGGGCCACCTGGATCTGCCCGTGCTGCGGCACGGGGCAGGTGGTGCAGCTTCCCGTTTCGTCGGACGCCCGGAAGACCGACCTGCGGAAAATCGTGTGCGGCATGGCCCTTGCGGCCCGCCCTGCGGACGAGGACCGGGCATGA